AGTTCTCATTGGTATTCGGAGTTTGCAAAGGGTTGGTAAGTCGGGATGACCCCCTAGCCTTAACAGTGCTCTACCCCCAATGGAATTCGTCCGAGGCTCTACCTAAATAGATTTCGGGGAGAACCAGCTATCTCCCGGTTTGATTGGCCTTTCACCCCCAGCCACAGGTCATCCCCTAACTTTTCAACGTTAGTGGGTTCGGTCCTCCAGTTGATGTTACTCAACCTTCAACCTGCCCATGGCTAGATCACCGGGTTTCGGGTCTATACCTAGCAACTAAACGCGCAGTTAACACTCGCTTTCGCTACGGCTCCGTTATTCACTTAACCTTGCTACTAAATATAAGTCGCTGACCCATTATACAAAAGGTACGCAGTCACCCCGAAGGGCTCCCACTGCTTGTACGTATACGGTTTCAGGTTCTATTTCACTCCCCTCACAGGGGTTCTTTTCGCCTTTCCCTCACGGTACTGGTTCACTATCGGTCAGTTAGGAGTATTTAGCCTTGGAGGATGGTCCCCCCATATTCAGTCAAGATAACACGTGTCCCGACCTACTCGATTTCACTGTAAAGAATCCGTCGTGTACGGGGCTATCACCCTGTATCGCTCCTCTTCCCAAAGGATTCCACTAAATTCTAAACAGCTTAAGGGCTGCTCCCCGTTCGCTCGCCGCTACTAGGGGAATCTCGGTTGATTTCTTTTCCTAAGGGTACTTAGATGTTTCAGTTCCCCTCGTTCGCCTCGTTACACTATGTATTCATGTAACGATACCTATAAATAGGTGGGTTTCCCCATTCGGACATCTGTGGCTCAAATGCATTTTGTCGGCTCACCACAGCTTTTCGCAGACTTACACGTCCTTCATCGCCTCTAACTGCCAAGGCATCCACCGTATACGCTTCGTCACTTAACCATACAACCCCAAACAGCCTTTTGACTTCTGCCTGAGTTATGTCGCATGAATGACAAGCTAATCGGAAGAATTGCCTTGCTATCAAATCATCGATTGATAACAAGCAATTCAGTCAAGTAGAGTAAAAAGTCATCTTTCGATTTCTCAGTTACTCAATTTTGATTGATTACTATTAATATCAGCTTTCCAAATTGTTAAAGAACGTTAGATGTTTCCTGCAAAAGCAGTACTTTCATCCTTAGAGTAAAAAACCCTAATCAATGCTTACTGAAACAGTAAATATTCATTAGGATTCAACTTCCGTTTTGACACATTTTTGCCATCTATTTCTTGCTTAGACAAGGCATCGGATTGCGTAGCGTGCTAGTAGCACGTGAGCGATACGATAACGCAGTATAAGTAAGAAATGGTAGGCTTGGGCAGACTTGAACTGCCGACCTCACCCTTATCAGGGGTGCGCTCTAACCAGCTGAGCTACAAGCCTTCAGTCTACAACCTGAAGCTTTCAAGCTCAGATTTTCAAGTAGATGGTGGAGCTAAGCAGGATCGAACTGCTGACCTCCTGAATGCAAATCAGGCGCTCTCCCAGCTGAGCTATAGCCCCATAAACTTGTGTCGTTCTTCATTTTAAACAAGACTATCTGTGTAGGCACTGCATCAAGGCGTCTATCGACGTAATGGTAAGGAGGTGATCCAACCCCAGGTTCCCCTAGGGTTACCTTGTTACGACTTCACCCCAGTCATGAAACACAAAGTGGTAATCGTCCTCCCGAAGGTTAGACTAACTACTTCTTTTGCATCCCACTCCCATGGTGTGACGGGCGGTGTGTACAAGGCCCGGGAACGTATTCACCGCAGTATTCTGACCTGCGATTACTAGCGATTCCGACTTCATGGAGTCGAGTTGCAGACTCCAATCCGGACTACGACATTCTTTAAGGGGTCCGCTCCACATCACTGTCTCGCTTCCCTCTGTAAATGCCATTGTAGCACGTGTGTAGCCCTACACGTAAGGGCCATGATGACTTGACGTCGTCCCCACCTTCCTCCGGTTTGTCACCGGCAGTCTCCTTAGAGTGCCCAACTTAATGCTGGCAACTAAGGACAAGGGTTGCGCTCGTTGCGGGACTTAACCCAACATCTCACGACACGAGCTGACGACAGCCATGCAGCACCTGTGTCAGAGTTCCCGAAGGCACCAATCTATCTCTAGAAAGTTCTCTGCATGTCAAGTGTAGGTAAGGTTCTTCGCGTTGCATCGAATTAAACCACATGCTCCACCGCTTGTGCGGGCCCCCGTCAATTCATTTGAGTTTTAACCTTGCGGCCGTACTCCCCAGGCGGTCTACTTAGCGCGTTAGCTTCGCTACGCACGATTTAAAATCACACACAGCTAGTAGACAGCGTTTACGGTGTGGACTACCAGGGTATCTAATCCTGTTCGCTACCCACACTTTCGCACATGAGCGTCAGTCTTTGGCCAGGGAGTCGCCTTCGCCACTGATGTTCCTCCAGATATCTACGCATTTCACCGCTACACCTGGAATTCCACTCCCCTCTCCAAGACTCTAGTCTGCCAGTTCTAAATGACCATCCCAGGTTGAGCCCGGGGCTTTCACATCTAGCTTAACAAACCGCCTGCGTGCGCTTTACGCCCAGTAATTCCGATTAACGCTCGCACCCTCCGTATTACCGCGGCTGCTGGCACGGAGTTAGCCGGTGCTTCTTCTGTTGTTAACGTCACGGCTAGCAGGTATTAACTACTAACTTTTCCTCACAACTGAAAGTGCTTTACAACCCGAAGGCCTTCTTCACACACGCGGCATGGCTGCATCAGGGTTTCCCCCATTGTGCAATATTCCCCACTGCTGCCTCCCGTAGGAGTCTGGGCCGTGTCTCAGTCCCAGTGTGGCTGATCTTCCTCTCAGAACAGCTAGAGATCGTCGCCTTGGTGAGCCTTTACCTCACCAACTAGCTAATCTCACTTGGGCCTCTCTTTGCGCCGGAGCCGAAGCCCCGTTTGGTCCGAAGACATTATGCGGTATTAGCAGTCGTTTCCAACTGTTATCCCCCTCGCAAAGGCAAGTTCCCAAGCATTACTCACCCGTCCGCCACTCGTCAGCGATGTGCAAGCACATCCTGTTACCGTTCGACTTGCATGTGTTAGGCCTGCCGCCAGCGTTCAATCTGAGCCATGATCAAACTCTTCAATTAAATATATCGAAATATGAATCGTCGTTGTGACACTCTTAACGAGTGCCCACACAGATTGTCTTGTCTAAATTTTTAAAGAACGTTGCGACTTCGTCGCAATTCACTAGAAGCTTTGCTTCCTAGTGACTCACCCTGTTCGAGTGAGGTGCGCATTTTACATCGTTTATTTTTGATGTCAACCTTGTTTTTAAACTTTTTATTTGCTTGAAAACTTGGTTTCGCACTTAGCTCTTTGAACACTTCATTTTACTTGAAGCCCCCTCAGAACGTGGAGCGCATTATAGATACCTACTGGAAAAGATCAACAGCTAATTTGTCTTTTTTTGCATTTTAACCCAATTTTAGTGTTAACCGCTCATTTCTCCATCATTTCATATGATCAAATGCACCTTTAGACTAGTTTTTTCACAATTTATTGTTCAATTTGTTACAAATGAGTAAACTATGACCAGCCTCCAACCCATAATAAACAATAGAAAGGTAGGTATATGAAAGTAGGCTTTATTCAATGCGCTGTTATTAGCGCTATTTTTGCAATTGCAGGTTATTTGTTATTTTCTTCAGCTAGTTTAAATGTACACGTTCCATTGACCGTGTCCGCCGCTTTGCTCATTAGCGGTATCGTCACACCATGGCTAGCATCTCTTATTCAAAGCACATCTTCCTCAGATGCCAGAGATAACACTCAAGAAGGTTCCATTGAAACACTCTACGTAGGTAATTTACCTTACCGTGCAAACGAGAGTGCAGTTAAGGAATACTTTAGCAGTTATATAGAAGTACAGTCTGTCCGCCTAATGAAGGATCGCAAAACAGGTAAGCGTAAAGGTTATGGTTTTATTGAAGTGATCACTGACGATCTAAATAGCGTCATTGATAAAACTAACGATTCCATCTTTCAAGAACGTACGCTAAAAGTACGCCCAGCGAAAGATAAGGTCGAACACGCTTAAGGTATGTTCATGTTGATATAAACAAAAGCCCGGACTCGTTCCGGGCTTTTTTATATTTACAAACTCTTCCTAATTATGAATTAGCAGTTGTCTCTGTGCTTTGCGGAAGTCCTTGCAACAAAGTTTGGTTAAAGGTATGAAATCTATTTATTGCCGATACCAAGTCAGGCACCTGAACGTCTTCCATTTTACTAATTAGTCCCGCAATTAAGGTATTGTAATCTTCATTGCTAGATAACGTACTTTCTACATTGGAAAATGTGCTCATCATTTTATCTAGGTATTGCGAGATTGGACTCACAACATTTCCAAATTGCGATTTGTCACTTTTCTCATCATTATAATGCTGAATATTTTCATACGTCTTTAGGACTTCTGTTTGTGTTGTCCTGTTCAGTTGAAGCGCGTAACCAACCAGTTCCTTATCATCAAAGCCCAAACTGAGTGCTTCTTCAAACGCTTTGTCTATGTCTCCACTATAAAACGTATCTGCAAGATCCTGAACTTGCCCAACGAGATCCGCAACTGATTGAAGCTCATCTTCATCTAACTCACCTTTGAGCGAAAAACTAATACCGCTTCTTTCGTAATATTGGTAAGAAGTGGTTTGCTCAGCTGTAAACGATTGCGAATCACTACTTGTTTCAGCGCCGTTGTCATCTGACGCGTTTTGCGTACCAGAATTTTGTGCAGTGAATGACAATTGCTGCGAAGCCTGAAATGACCGCAGACTTTCAAAGCTAAAGGTCACCTCATCGCCATCTTTGGTTCGGATTAAAAGGCTTCCTGACTTTTCATCTGACGCTGATACTGCTTCTAAAGACGTTAATGACACTGCAGTAGCTTCATTGCGACCAAAAATGTCTGTTTCTAGGTCGTCAATGCCCGTATCAATCAAGTCACGGCTTTTTGTCATTCCTTGCTGAATTTCGTCATTCATAAACCCCGCAAGATCTTTTTCTGCCATAGCAAAGCCACGACTCACACCTTCTCTCGCTTGGCTAAATAATCCGGTGAGCTTTTCATCACTAGCCCCACCATTCGCCGCACCTCGAATCACTCCCCCCACAAACTTAAGAACGTTCCTCGCCACCTTTTCAAAATCGAACAAACTGGTCGACTTTTCTTCAATCGCTTTGTCTTTCGATTCCTGTGGTTTTTGGCCGTCAATCTCAAGTGTTTGGTTAAGACTGCTGCTGACAACACGTAGTCCGATACTGGTCTGACTGCTTGATACCGACACCGACGCCGCTTGTTGCTTTGAAAACTCGGCAGCTTGTTGCAACCCATCTTGTTGCAATTGCTTTTTCAGCGCCTCATTCGGGTGAACTGATGCCTTTTGCTCAGCCTTTTGGTCTCCCATAAAGGCTTTAATTTGACCCACGTTCATAATTTGATCCTCACTATCCTCTTTCTTATTATCGGCACTGAATCAGGATTGTTTAATTTTAATACACCTTTTTTATCCCTGCTTGTATAAAAGTGCTTATAAAGCCATTTAGCATTGCACATATTTTGTGAGGGACTACAATTCGCGACCTTGCAAAACAAAACAACGGTGTTAACCACGAAATCGTGATGGAGAGAGTAATATGACCGCACCAGATCTGAAAAACTATCAAGCTCAGCTTGACGAAAAAGTTACCCGCCTAGGTGACTTACTTTCTCCATTTAATGCACCGAAGTTAGAGGTTTTTAGTTCCCAGCCTACGCATTACCGTATGCGTGCTGAGTTTAGGGTTTGGCATGAAGGTGACGACCTATATCACATCATGTTCAACCAAGAGACAAAGGAAAAATACCGTGTCGACGCTTTTCCACCAGCATGCGAGACCATTAATCGCGCAATGACCGCGTTACTGGAACACGTAAGACCGTCAGAAGTCTTAAGGAAAAAGCTTTTTCAGATAGATTACCTTTCTGCGCTTTCAGGAGAATTGGTAATAAGCCTCTTATATCACCGTCAACTCGACGACGAATGGGAACAACAGGCAAGAGCATTAAAGCAATCACTTGAAACTGAGTTTAAAAAAGTAAACATCATTGGCCGAGCTCGTAAGCAGAAACGCGTTATAGATGATGACTTCGTTATTGAGCGATTACCAATTAAAGACAGAACATTCATTTTCAAACATATCGAAAATAGCTTTACCCAACCAAATGCTTCGGTAAATTGCAGCATGATTGAATGGGCTCTTGACTGTGTTACCCCCCTTACCGGTGATCTACTCGAAATGTATTGTGGCGCAGGAAACTTCTCACTTCCTTTGGCGCTTCATTTCGACAATGTGGTTGGAACTGAAATAGCGAAGCCGTCAGTTCAAGCTGCACAGTTCAACATAGAACAAAACAAACTGAATAACGTAAAAATTGTTAGATTAGCCGCGGAAGAATTTACACAAGCCATGAAAGGCGAACGTACGTTTAGTCGGTTAGAAGGAATTGAACTGAAGGATTACAACTTTACAACGGTTCTTGTCGACCCTCCGCGCGCAGGCCTTGATGTAGAATCACTAAAAATGATTCAGGATTACGACAACATTGTATATATCTCATGTAATCCCGAGACGCTTGCACAGAATCTTGAATTACTTTGCAAAACTCACGAAATAAGTGCAGCGGCGTTATTCGACCAATTCCCGTTTACACATCACGTCGAAGCTGGTGTGCTATTGTCACGAAAATAGAGCACGGCTTCTATACAAAAAAAGTATACTAAAGAGGCCAAAAGCGGCCTCTTTTACATTAGAGAATGTTAGTTTTTGCGCTTTAGTTTTACGGTAAAGATCAACACCCTCTCGTTATTTCTTACCTACAGTTGTCGTTGCGCCCACCTGCACAAACCTCAGTTGAGCTTTAACTTTTTCACCAATTTCACCACGCAATTTATCGTCAGCTTCCAGTGCTTCAGCCCCCGCACTGAAAACAAGTCTCACCATCGCATCAGCTTGCAATTGCGCACATGCATATTCCACACTTTGTTGCTCAATAATATAGTCGGTGAGCTCATCAATAAAATGCTGTATTTCTCGAAAAACTGCTAAACGATACGCCGAAGACGTTCCTGTGTGCTCACGCAATAATAAACGAAATACATTTTTATTCGCTGCGATAAACTCCATGAAAGTTTCTACTGAGGTATGAATAACACCGCCGCCAGATGCAATGCGTCGCCTGGCCTGCCGCATCAATTGTCGAAGTGCTAAACCAGCTTCGTCGACCAATGTAAGCCCCAATTCATCCATATCTTTGAAGTGTCGATAGAAAGACGTAGGAGCAATACCTGCTTCACGAGCAACTTCTCTTAAGCTAATTGCCGAAAGACTTCGGTTTTCATCAAGCAAAGAGAACGCGGCGTGGATGATATTTTGGCGGGTTTTTAATTTCTGTTCTTGTCGGCTCACAGTTACACCATATTAAGAGGCCCTAGCATAAGACTTTGTAGTCTATCGTAAGAGTATGCGTCAAAGAAACAAAGAAGGTGAATTCTCGCTTAAGCAAATGTTGACGATATTAAAACGTGACGAAGTTAATATTTTGTTAAGAACTGAAAATAGAGTGTGATACGGTAGTTTAATAGAGTCTGCTGTCAAATAACCAAGGGGCGTATTGTGCCTAGTTTATTGTGAAAAAGGTCATTCAACGCTACTTACTAAGAGCGATATCAAGTGACGTATTGCGAGATGGACGGCGCAAATTTCACCGCTTACTACGCCGTCTTACAAATCGTAAGGCATGCATTAATGTTTATCTGAAAGTGGATGATCCCTATTCATACCTTTTAGTGCAGGCGCTCCCCAGTATAGAAAAGCGCTTTAATGTCGAGTTTAGTGCTAACGTCATTTATTCATTGCAAGAAGACATGTTTCCCGAACCAGAATTATGGGCAAAACACGCGTTAGTTGACGCAAATTATGTGGCTTCTCTTTATCACTTCAAATTTTTACCACACCCCAACAAGTCACAATCGGCGATTGATGTAGCACATTACGACGCCTACGCAATACATTTACAAGATAGAATTGACCAAGGAGACAGTTGGCAAGCTTTACTCCGTATATTTGAAGATTACTGGCAATCACGCAATGCTAACGAGCCATATCGTCAAATGAAACAATCAAAGAACGCTGATGCCCTCAAAATAAAGCTCAAAGAAAATAGTAATTCCCTATCACAGCAAGGGCACTACCTACCTGCGACCCTCTATTTTGAGGGAGAGTGGTATTGGGGCATAGATCGCCTTTGCCATTTGGAAGAGCGTTTGTTACACGAGAATCTAGGAAAACTACCTACTATCCATGTTGTTTTCGACCGCAGTTATTTGAATATTCAAAGCTCAATAATACATAACGCCGCACTACCCTCTGTAAAAGTGGAAAACGTCCCCCCTATTGAACTGTTTTGGTCAGCACGCAGTCCTTATTCCTATATCGCACTTTACAAGGCCATATACCTTGCCAACGCGTATGGTGTACCACTTAACGTAAAGCCTGTCCTACCTATGATGATGAGGGGACTAGATGTCCCTAAAAAGAAAGCCCTTTACATATTCTTAGATACCACACGAGAAGCTCGAAAATTGGGCATTGAATACGGTTTTGTCGCAGATCCCTTAGGCCCTGGCGTTGAGCGTTGTTACTCCCTTTTACGTTTTGCTCGCGAACGAGGACGCTACCTTGAATACCTTTTGGCATTCGCACAAGGCGTAAATGCCAAAGGCATTAGGGCAGACACCAATGAGGGAATGAAACGTATTGTTGAACAAGCGGGATTAAATTGGACCGAAGCAAAATGTCACCTAAGCGACAGTCACTGGAAAGAGGAAGTGGTATCAAATCAACAAGAAATGTACGCCTTTGGTAATTGGGGTGTACCGATTTTTCGCTACAAAAACACGATGGTGTGGGGTCAGGACAGAATGTTTGTCATTGAGAGAGAATTACGAGACGCAATGAGAACATCGCCGGTCTCAATTCATCAACTAGATTAAGAACTGTCAAAATGAATAGCACAAAGTATATTACATCCAATTTATCCATTGAGCAGTGGCAGCAAACTGGCCAAACGTTTCCTTATTGCGAAATGAATATCTTTTACCAGGACAGTAAATACAGTGAATTGGGTGTAAAAAAGATTCATCCCAATAATTTGCAGGTTGCTCCAACAGTAGTTTTAATACATGGATTCCCTACCGCTAGTTGGGACTGGCACAAAATATGGCCTTCACTGTGTCAGCACTTTAGAGTGATTACACTTGATATGCTTGGATTTGGCTTTTCCGATAAACCAAGCGAGTATGACTATTCAATTCACAACCAAGCGAATGTTTTCGAAGCACTGTTAAAGCACCTTAATATAACGCAATGTCATATCATCGCCCATGACTACGGTGATTCTGTTGCGCAAGAGTTACTTTATCGACACGCCCACATTCATCACAATGATGAAGGACTTACCCTACAAAGCGCGACACTCCTTAACGGCGGACTCTTTCCTGAAACTCATCGACCTAAATTTATTCAAACTTTGCTGAATTCTCCTCTGGGCTTCTATGTCGCTAAGTTGATCAGCAAAAAAAGCGTTGATAGCAATATGCGATCTGTCTTTGGAAACGATACTCAACCAAGTGTTCAGGAACTAGAGGAAATGTGGCAGCTTATTAATTTCAACCAAGGAAAGCAGGTTTTCCATAAACTCATCGGGTATATGACACAACGCAAATATCACAGAGAGCGGTGGTTAGAGGCGTTAACACACGCCGTTTGCCCAATACAAATTATCAACGGTAGTGCGGATCCCATATCAGGAGAGCACATGGTAGAGCGGTATGAGACATTAGTCTCAAGCAAGAATATCGTTCGCCTCGCAAATGTTGGGCATTACCCTCAAATGGAAGCACCTGAAGCCGTTAGCGAAACAATCATCTCTTTTATAAACAAGCAATAAGCGATTTTCACTTCAAATGTCGACGCGAATTTGACGGCATAATCTATAATTAAACTTTACACATGTAAGCAGAACTTATCTTGGTTTTGCTTGCCTGAACTTCCGTAAAACGATAAATTAGCGAACAGTTGTAAGCCAAGTTGTATAAAATGAAAAAACCTCCTCTTATTTTGACTAACGTGCTGGTATTTTTAATATCTGGCGCGATTGCATTTATTGGTGTTCCACTTTGGGTGGCATATCAAGGTATTGATTGGGCCGAAATTGGCGCTGCTATATTCCTATTTTACTTTACAGGTATGTCTATCACTGCTGGCTACCATCGCTTGTGGTCACACAAAACTTATGACGCCAATGTTGTGGTACGCGTCATACTCGCAATCGGCGGTGCCATGGCACTGCAAAATAGTATTCTGCACTGGTCGTCAGATCACCGCATTCACCATCGTCACGTTGATGACAATGACAAAGATCCCTACTCAGCCAAAAAGGGGTTGTGGTTCGCTCACATAGGGTGGATGCTGCGTGAATATCAAGCGAAACGCTATGATGATTACAGCAATTGCAAAGACCTACAGAAGGACAAGGTCGTAATGTGGCAACACAATCAT
The DNA window shown above is from Alteromonas sp. KC3 and carries:
- a CDS encoding RNA recognition motif domain-containing protein, yielding MKVGFIQCAVISAIFAIAGYLLFSSASLNVHVPLTVSAALLISGIVTPWLASLIQSTSSSDARDNTQEGSIETLYVGNLPYRANESAVKEYFSSYIEVQSVRLMKDRKTGKRKGYGFIEVITDDLNSVIDKTNDSIFQERTLKVRPAKDKVEHA
- a CDS encoding DUF5610 domain-containing protein, coding for MNVGQIKAFMGDQKAEQKASVHPNEALKKQLQQDGLQQAAEFSKQQAASVSVSSSQTSIGLRVVSSSLNQTLEIDGQKPQESKDKAIEEKSTSLFDFEKVARNVLKFVGGVIRGAANGGASDEKLTGLFSQAREGVSRGFAMAEKDLAGFMNDEIQQGMTKSRDLIDTGIDDLETDIFGRNEATAVSLTSLEAVSASDEKSGSLLIRTKDGDEVTFSFESLRSFQASQQLSFTAQNSGTQNASDDNGAETSSDSQSFTAEQTTSYQYYERSGISFSLKGELDEDELQSVADLVGQVQDLADTFYSGDIDKAFEEALSLGFDDKELVGYALQLNRTTQTEVLKTYENIQHYNDEKSDKSQFGNVVSPISQYLDKMMSTFSNVESTLSSNEDYNTLIAGLISKMEDVQVPDLVSAINRFHTFNQTLLQGLPQSTETTANS
- the trmA gene encoding tRNA (uridine(54)-C5)-methyltransferase TrmA, with amino-acid sequence MTAPDLKNYQAQLDEKVTRLGDLLSPFNAPKLEVFSSQPTHYRMRAEFRVWHEGDDLYHIMFNQETKEKYRVDAFPPACETINRAMTALLEHVRPSEVLRKKLFQIDYLSALSGELVISLLYHRQLDDEWEQQARALKQSLETEFKKVNIIGRARKQKRVIDDDFVIERLPIKDRTFIFKHIENSFTQPNASVNCSMIEWALDCVTPLTGDLLEMYCGAGNFSLPLALHFDNVVGTEIAKPSVQAAQFNIEQNKLNNVKIVRLAAEEFTQAMKGERTFSRLEGIELKDYNFTTVLVDPPRAGLDVESLKMIQDYDNIVYISCNPETLAQNLELLCKTHEISAAALFDQFPFTHHVEAGVLLSRK
- the fabR gene encoding HTH-type transcriptional repressor FabR codes for the protein MSRQEQKLKTRQNIIHAAFSLLDENRSLSAISLREVAREAGIAPTSFYRHFKDMDELGLTLVDEAGLALRQLMRQARRRIASGGGVIHTSVETFMEFIAANKNVFRLLLREHTGTSSAYRLAVFREIQHFIDELTDYIIEQQSVEYACAQLQADAMVRLVFSAGAEALEADDKLRGEIGEKVKAQLRFVQVGATTTVGKK
- a CDS encoding DsbA family protein yields the protein MKKVIQRYLLRAISSDVLRDGRRKFHRLLRRLTNRKACINVYLKVDDPYSYLLVQALPSIEKRFNVEFSANVIYSLQEDMFPEPELWAKHALVDANYVASLYHFKFLPHPNKSQSAIDVAHYDAYAIHLQDRIDQGDSWQALLRIFEDYWQSRNANEPYRQMKQSKNADALKIKLKENSNSLSQQGHYLPATLYFEGEWYWGIDRLCHLEERLLHENLGKLPTIHVVFDRSYLNIQSSIIHNAALPSVKVENVPPIELFWSARSPYSYIALYKAIYLANAYGVPLNVKPVLPMMMRGLDVPKKKALYIFLDTTREARKLGIEYGFVADPLGPGVERCYSLLRFARERGRYLEYLLAFAQGVNAKGIRADTNEGMKRIVEQAGLNWTEAKCHLSDSHWKEEVVSNQQEMYAFGNWGVPIFRYKNTMVWGQDRMFVIERELRDAMRTSPVSIHQLD
- a CDS encoding alpha/beta fold hydrolase translates to MNSTKYITSNLSIEQWQQTGQTFPYCEMNIFYQDSKYSELGVKKIHPNNLQVAPTVVLIHGFPTASWDWHKIWPSLCQHFRVITLDMLGFGFSDKPSEYDYSIHNQANVFEALLKHLNITQCHIIAHDYGDSVAQELLYRHAHIHHNDEGLTLQSATLLNGGLFPETHRPKFIQTLLNSPLGFYVAKLISKKSVDSNMRSVFGNDTQPSVQELEEMWQLINFNQGKQVFHKLIGYMTQRKYHRERWLEALTHAVCPIQIINGSADPISGEHMVERYETLVSSKNIVRLANVGHYPQMEAPEAVSETIISFINKQ